A window from Streptomyces sp. NBC_00271 encodes these proteins:
- a CDS encoding carbohydrate ABC transporter permease encodes MSSLAVRKAAPAAGTTPGTAQGPPLRRRIAFVPTLTLLLGALYCLLPVAWVLIAATKSGRELFSTFTFLPGSGFTQNVKDLNAYRDGIYWKWMGNSALYAGLGALLSTAVSALSGYALAIYRFRGRETVFGVLMAGVLMPPVILAIPQYLLLAKADLTDSYASVLLPLILSPYGVYLARIYSSAAVPGDVVEAGRMDGASEWRIFTRIALPMMVPGLVTVFLFQFVAVWNNFLLPYIMLSDDEKFPITLGLFTLLEQGSNTPALYTLVITGALLAIVPLIALFLVIQRFWSLDLLSGAVKS; translated from the coding sequence ATGAGTTCTCTTGCCGTACGCAAGGCCGCACCGGCCGCGGGTACCACCCCCGGCACCGCCCAGGGCCCGCCCCTGCGCCGCCGTATCGCCTTCGTGCCCACCCTGACGCTGCTGCTCGGCGCGCTCTACTGCCTGCTGCCCGTCGCGTGGGTGCTGATCGCGGCCACCAAATCGGGCCGTGAGCTGTTCTCGACCTTCACGTTCCTGCCGGGCTCCGGCTTCACGCAGAACGTCAAGGACCTCAACGCCTACCGCGACGGGATCTACTGGAAGTGGATGGGCAACTCCGCCCTCTACGCGGGCCTCGGCGCCCTCCTGTCGACGGCCGTCTCGGCGCTCAGCGGCTACGCCCTCGCGATCTACCGCTTCCGCGGCCGCGAAACCGTCTTCGGCGTCCTGATGGCGGGCGTGCTCATGCCGCCGGTGATCCTGGCGATCCCGCAGTACCTGCTGCTGGCCAAGGCGGACCTCACGGACTCGTACGCGTCCGTGCTGCTCCCCCTCATCCTCTCCCCGTACGGCGTCTACCTCGCCCGGATCTACTCCTCCGCGGCCGTGCCCGGTGACGTGGTCGAGGCCGGGCGGATGGACGGGGCGAGCGAGTGGCGGATCTTCACCCGGATCGCGCTGCCGATGATGGTGCCCGGACTGGTGACGGTGTTCCTCTTCCAGTTCGTCGCCGTGTGGAACAACTTCCTGCTGCCGTACATCATGCTCAGCGACGACGAGAAGTTCCCGATCACGCTGGGTCTGTTCACGCTCCTCGAACAGGGCTCCAACACCCCGGCGCTGTACACGCTGGTGATCACCGGTGCGCTGCTCGCGATCGTTCCGCTCATCGCCCTCTTCCTGGTCATCCAGCGGTTCTGGAGCCTCGATCTGCTCTCGGGAGCCGTAAAGTCGTGA
- a CDS encoding extracellular solute-binding protein, giving the protein MPNTKLRRLVATSIAVTLGGTALAACGSSDDKSSSESGPASLTYWSWTPGMDKVADLWNKGPGKQQKITVTVKKQASGDTLVTKILTAHKAKKAPDLVQAEYQALPTLVSNDALADIAGESKDAKSKFADGVWQQTTLGSDAVYAIPQDIGPMMFYYRQDLFKKYGLTVPTTWEQFAETARALKKKAPDKDLTTFSANDSGLFAGLAQQAGAKWWTSSGDKWKVGIDDAATRKVADFWGGLVKEGAIDNQPMYTPSWNKALNTGKQIAWVSAVWAPGTLTTAAPDTKGKWAMAPLPQWDGSTDVTGSWGGSSTAVTTDSQHKAAAAKFATWLNTDPQAVAALAKEGGIYPAATTAQTSDAFSQPPAFFSNQADFYPKAAEIAKTTAPSAWGPNVNVAYTTFNDAFGAAAKDKSDFGAALKKMQDATVADLKKQGFGVAQ; this is encoded by the coding sequence ATGCCAAACACGAAGCTGCGTCGCCTCGTGGCCACCTCCATCGCCGTCACGCTCGGCGGCACCGCACTCGCCGCCTGCGGCTCGTCGGACGACAAGAGCTCGTCCGAATCGGGTCCGGCGTCCCTGACGTACTGGTCCTGGACTCCGGGCATGGACAAGGTGGCCGACCTCTGGAACAAGGGGCCGGGCAAGCAGCAGAAGATCACGGTCACGGTGAAGAAGCAGGCGTCGGGCGACACGCTGGTCACCAAGATCCTCACCGCGCACAAGGCGAAGAAGGCCCCGGACCTGGTCCAGGCCGAGTACCAGGCGCTGCCGACCCTGGTCAGCAATGACGCGCTCGCCGACATAGCGGGCGAGTCGAAGGACGCGAAGAGCAAGTTCGCCGACGGTGTCTGGCAGCAGACGACTCTGGGCTCGGACGCCGTGTACGCGATCCCGCAGGACATCGGCCCGATGATGTTCTACTACCGCCAGGACCTCTTCAAGAAGTACGGCCTGACGGTTCCCACGACCTGGGAGCAGTTCGCCGAGACCGCCCGCGCGCTGAAGAAGAAGGCCCCGGACAAGGATCTGACCACCTTCTCCGCCAACGACTCCGGCCTCTTCGCGGGTCTCGCCCAGCAGGCGGGCGCCAAGTGGTGGACCTCCTCGGGCGACAAGTGGAAGGTCGGCATCGACGACGCGGCGACGCGGAAGGTCGCCGACTTCTGGGGCGGCCTCGTCAAGGAGGGCGCGATCGACAACCAGCCGATGTACACGCCCTCCTGGAACAAGGCGCTGAACACCGGCAAGCAGATCGCCTGGGTCAGCGCGGTCTGGGCGCCGGGCACCCTCACCACCGCGGCCCCCGACACCAAGGGCAAGTGGGCGATGGCCCCGCTGCCGCAGTGGGACGGCAGCACGGACGTCACCGGCAGCTGGGGCGGCTCCTCGACGGCCGTCACCACGGACTCGCAGCACAAGGCGGCCGCCGCGAAGTTCGCCACCTGGCTGAACACGGACCCTCAGGCGGTGGCCGCGCTGGCGAAGGAGGGTGGCATCTACCCGGCCGCCACCACCGCGCAGACCAGTGACGCCTTCTCCCAGCCGCCGGCGTTCTTCTCCAACCAGGCGGACTTCTACCCCAAGGCCGCGGAGATCGCCAAGACCACCGCGCCCTCCGCCTGGGGCCCGAACGTGAACGTCGCCTACACGACCTTCAACGACGCCTTCGGCGCCGCCGCCAAGGACAAGTCGGACTTCGGTGCCGCCCTGAAGAAGATGCAGGACGCCACGGTGGCCGACCTCAAGAAGCAGGGCTTCGGGGTCGCTCAGTGA
- the crcB gene encoding fluoride efflux transporter CrcB, with protein MTVPHPERVDEPGAPARQTPRRASPWRGQAPVVAMVSLGGAIGATARYGAARLWPVETGGFPWTTFWVNVIGCAVIGVFMVVITDVWAAHRLVRPFFGTGVLGGFTTFSTYAVDIQKLVDSGHPGTGLAYLAATLCAALTAVWLAVTAARRALVRRQR; from the coding sequence ATGACCGTCCCGCATCCCGAGCGCGTCGACGAACCGGGTGCCCCCGCACGGCAGACCCCGCGCCGCGCGTCCCCCTGGCGCGGCCAGGCCCCGGTCGTGGCGATGGTCTCGCTCGGCGGAGCCATCGGCGCCACCGCCCGGTACGGGGCCGCGCGGCTGTGGCCCGTGGAGACGGGCGGTTTCCCCTGGACCACGTTCTGGGTCAACGTCATCGGCTGTGCGGTGATCGGCGTCTTCATGGTCGTCATCACGGACGTGTGGGCGGCCCACCGACTCGTGCGGCCCTTCTTCGGCACCGGTGTGCTGGGAGGGTTCACCACCTTCTCGACGTACGCCGTGGACATCCAGAAACTGGTCGACTCGGGCCACCCCGGAACCGGCCTCGCCTATCTCGCCGCGACCCTGTGCGCGGCGCTCACGGCGGTGTGGCTCGCGGTGACCGCGGCCCGCCGCGCCCTGGTACGGAGGCAGCGATGA
- a CDS encoding undecaprenyl-diphosphate phosphatase gives MSVINVGQAVVLGVVEGVTEFLPVSSTGHLKITEGLMNIPVDDKAVVGFSAVIQVGAIAAVLVYFFKDIVRIVSAWGRGLRNPEERQHHDYKFAWWVIYATIPIVIVGLAAKRLIDGPLASLWVVAGSLIVGSGVMWVADQMGRHKRGEDDTSFKDAMLVGCSQILALLFPGFSRSGATMSTALILDLDRVAATRLSFFLGIPALTGAGLYELKDALGTGVGAAPLAVGTIVSFIVAYGSIAWLLKFVAKHSFNAFVIYRIVIGLALFGLLASGTLAG, from the coding sequence ATGAGCGTCATCAACGTCGGTCAGGCCGTCGTCCTCGGAGTCGTCGAGGGAGTGACCGAGTTCCTCCCCGTCTCCTCCACCGGCCACCTCAAGATCACCGAGGGGCTGATGAACATCCCGGTCGACGACAAGGCCGTCGTCGGGTTCTCAGCGGTCATCCAGGTCGGCGCGATCGCCGCCGTACTGGTGTACTTCTTCAAGGACATCGTGCGGATCGTCTCCGCGTGGGGTCGGGGGCTGCGCAATCCCGAGGAGCGGCAGCACCACGACTACAAGTTCGCGTGGTGGGTCATCTACGCCACCATCCCGATCGTGATCGTGGGCCTCGCCGCCAAGCGGCTCATCGACGGACCACTGGCCTCCCTGTGGGTGGTCGCGGGCTCGCTGATCGTCGGCAGTGGTGTGATGTGGGTGGCGGACCAGATGGGGCGCCACAAGCGCGGTGAGGACGACACGTCCTTCAAGGACGCGATGCTGGTCGGTTGCTCGCAGATCCTCGCGCTGCTCTTCCCGGGCTTCTCGCGCTCCGGCGCCACGATGTCGACCGCGCTGATCCTGGACCTGGACCGGGTCGCCGCCACCCGGCTCTCGTTCTTCCTCGGCATCCCCGCCCTCACCGGCGCCGGTCTGTACGAGCTGAAGGACGCCCTGGGTACGGGGGTGGGCGCCGCGCCGCTCGCGGTCGGCACGATCGTCTCCTTCATCGTCGCCTACGGGTCGATCGCCTGGCTGCTGAAGTTCGTCGCCAAGCACTCCTTCAATGCCTTCGTGATCTACCGGATCGTTATCGGTCTGGCACTGTTCGGGCTGCTGGCGAGCGGGACCCTCGCCGGCTGA
- the crcB gene encoding fluoride efflux transporter CrcB — protein sequence MNWLLVIVGGMVGAPLRYLTDRAVQTRHDTVFPWGTFAVNVVGCLILGLLTGAVAAGAAGSHLQLFLGTGLCGALTTYSTFSYETLRLTETGAGFYAAANALVSVTAGLGAAFAGVSFARALWA from the coding sequence GTGAACTGGCTGCTGGTGATCGTCGGCGGAATGGTCGGCGCGCCCCTGCGCTATCTGACCGACCGTGCGGTGCAGACCAGGCATGACACCGTCTTCCCCTGGGGCACCTTCGCGGTCAACGTCGTCGGCTGTCTGATTCTCGGCCTGCTGACCGGCGCGGTCGCCGCGGGGGCCGCGGGTTCCCACCTTCAGCTGTTCCTCGGGACCGGCCTGTGCGGGGCGCTGACCACGTACTCGACGTTCTCGTACGAGACACTACGGCTGACCGAGACCGGCGCGGGGTTCTACGCTGCGGCCAACGCGCTCGTGAGCGTGACGGCCGGGCTCGGCGCGGCGTTCGCGGGTGTCTCGTTCGCCCGGGCGTTGTGGGCCTAG
- a CDS encoding glycosyl hydrolase 53 family protein, with protein MFHPRRTLRTLLLPLAAGLALTALPALPAQTAQAASTLTNAGFEADGAGTATPSGWSEYGDTGASYVEAGGHSGSYRLTQYSSAAYKVETYQYLSGLTNGNYRLTAWVRSGGGQNSAYLALKNCGGTEQRTDLPVSSSGWIHLVVPVAVTGNQCTISINSDANAGNWINVDDLAFTSGSATGLSVKGSDISSLAKSEALGGVYRTSSGTTGDALAILKSAGMNYARLKVWVNPADGYNNKTRVLAMAKRIKAQGMKLLVDFHYSDTWADPGTQTKPAAWAGHSYSQLKTDVYNHTYDVLNALKAQGTTADMVQVGNEINGGMLWSEGSTDNWSQLAGLLNSGYDAVKAVSSSTTVALHLAKGGDLSGTRWWFDNAVSGGVKFDAIGLSYYGYWHGPLSDFQTTLDDAAARYGKPVFLAETAYPFRLDSDDSLVNQIDTTGELVSGYPATTAGQSAWLRDVMNVVEAVPNGRGLGVFYWEATWTAVTGNGWDPADATSGNGWENQALFGFDDKALPAMSQFGHR; from the coding sequence ATGTTCCATCCCAGACGCACACTCAGGACCCTGCTGTTGCCGCTCGCGGCCGGGCTGGCCCTCACCGCCCTGCCTGCCCTGCCCGCGCAGACGGCACAGGCGGCGAGCACCCTCACCAACGCCGGATTCGAGGCCGACGGCGCCGGAACGGCCACGCCCAGCGGTTGGTCGGAGTACGGCGACACCGGCGCCTCCTACGTGGAGGCCGGGGGCCACAGCGGAAGCTACCGCCTCACGCAGTACTCCTCCGCCGCCTACAAGGTGGAGACGTACCAGTACCTCTCCGGACTGACCAACGGGAACTACCGGCTCACCGCCTGGGTGCGCTCGGGCGGCGGCCAGAACTCCGCCTACCTCGCGCTGAAGAACTGCGGCGGCACCGAGCAGCGCACCGACCTGCCGGTGTCCAGCAGCGGATGGATACACCTCGTCGTCCCCGTCGCGGTGACCGGCAACCAGTGCACGATCAGCATCAACTCCGATGCCAACGCGGGCAACTGGATCAACGTCGACGACCTGGCGTTCACCTCCGGCAGCGCCACCGGGCTGTCCGTCAAGGGCTCCGACATCTCCTCCCTCGCCAAGAGCGAGGCCCTCGGCGGCGTCTACAGGACCAGCTCCGGCACCACCGGTGACGCGCTCGCCATCCTCAAGTCCGCCGGTATGAACTACGCACGCCTGAAGGTCTGGGTGAACCCCGCCGACGGCTACAACAACAAGACGCGCGTCCTGGCGATGGCCAAGCGCATCAAGGCGCAGGGCATGAAGCTCCTGGTCGACTTCCACTACTCGGACACCTGGGCCGACCCCGGCACCCAGACCAAGCCGGCCGCCTGGGCGGGCCACTCCTACAGCCAGCTGAAGACGGACGTCTACAACCACACGTACGACGTCCTCAACGCGCTGAAGGCGCAGGGCACCACCGCCGACATGGTCCAGGTCGGCAACGAGATCAACGGCGGCATGCTGTGGTCCGAGGGCTCCACCGACAACTGGTCGCAGCTCGCCGGGCTCCTCAACTCCGGCTACGACGCCGTCAAGGCCGTCAGCTCGTCGACGACCGTCGCGCTGCACCTCGCCAAGGGCGGCGACCTGTCCGGCACCCGCTGGTGGTTCGACAACGCGGTCTCGGGCGGCGTGAAGTTCGACGCCATCGGCCTGTCCTACTACGGCTACTGGCACGGCCCGCTCTCCGACTTCCAGACGACCTTGGACGACGCGGCCGCGCGTTACGGCAAGCCGGTGTTCCTGGCCGAGACGGCCTACCCCTTCCGTCTCGACAGCGACGACTCGCTCGTCAACCAGATCGACACGACCGGTGAGCTGGTCTCCGGCTACCCGGCCACCACCGCCGGGCAGTCCGCGTGGCTGCGGGACGTGATGAACGTCGTGGAGGCCGTCCCGAACGGCCGCGGCCTCGGTGTCTTCTACTGGGAGGCCACCTGGACCGCCGTCACGGGCAACGGCTGGGATCCGGCCGACGCCACGTCCGGCAACGGCTGGGAGAACCAGGCGCTGTTCGGCTTCGACGACAAGGCGCTGCCCGCGATGTCGCAGTTCGGCCACCGCTGA
- a CDS encoding beta-galactosidase: MPETTPKGLTGLAFGGDYNPEQWPENVWHEDVRLMREAGVTMVSVGIFSWALLEPARGTHDFGWLDRLLDLLHENGIRADLGTPTVAPPAWFYREHPEALPVAADGTRYEFGSRGAICHSNSDYRAAAASITTALATRYADHPALALWHVHNEYGVPVSACYCASCAAHFRRWLARTYGTVDAVNEAWGTAFWGQRYADFDQINPPRVTPTVGNPAQALDYKRFADETMRENFVAERDILHRLAPGIPVTTNFMTALSQCDSVDYWAWGREVDLVTNDHYLITDGRRTHVNLAMAADLTRSVAGGAPWLLLEHSTSGVNWQPRNPAKSPGQMARNSLAHVARGSEGAMFFQWRQSRRGAEKFHSAMLPHAGTDSRVWREVVELGASIESLTSVKGSRTVADAAVLWDWHSWWAQTLDWRPSADHDPRERADAFYEALYDRHLTVDFAHPEADLSAYPLVVVPALYLMTEAAGNNLREYVGHGGTLVVSYFSGIVDEHDAVHEGAYPGALRDVLGLTVEEFSPLLKDDRVRITGPDGSELTGDVWTEFVVPRGAETVWTYADGLTAGRPAVTRHRLGEGSAWYVSTRLGAQGLDALIGWASDDARIAPRADLPRDVEVVRRSGESGTFLFAINHTSSDAKVPLDAAGTELLTGERAAGRLMLPAGAVRVVRLDG; this comes from the coding sequence ATGCCGGAGACCACACCCAAGGGCCTGACCGGGCTCGCCTTCGGTGGGGACTACAACCCCGAGCAGTGGCCGGAAAACGTCTGGCACGAGGACGTCCGGCTGATGCGCGAGGCGGGGGTCACGATGGTGAGCGTCGGGATCTTCTCCTGGGCGCTGCTCGAACCCGCCCGGGGGACTCACGACTTCGGCTGGCTGGACCGACTGCTCGACCTGCTGCACGAGAACGGCATCCGCGCCGACCTCGGCACCCCGACCGTCGCGCCGCCCGCCTGGTTCTACCGCGAGCACCCCGAGGCGCTGCCGGTGGCCGCCGACGGCACCCGCTACGAGTTCGGCTCGCGCGGCGCCATCTGCCACAGCAACAGCGACTACCGTGCCGCCGCGGCGAGTATCACCACCGCCCTCGCCACCCGCTACGCCGACCACCCCGCGCTCGCCCTGTGGCACGTCCACAACGAGTACGGCGTCCCCGTCTCGGCCTGCTACTGCGCGTCCTGCGCCGCCCACTTCCGCCGCTGGCTGGCCCGCACGTACGGGACCGTGGACGCGGTCAACGAGGCCTGGGGCACCGCCTTCTGGGGTCAGCGCTACGCGGACTTCGACCAGATCAACCCGCCGCGCGTGACCCCCACGGTCGGCAACCCGGCCCAGGCCCTGGACTACAAGCGCTTCGCCGACGAGACCATGCGCGAGAACTTCGTCGCCGAGCGGGACATCCTGCACCGCCTCGCCCCCGGCATCCCGGTCACCACGAACTTCATGACCGCTCTCAGCCAGTGCGACTCCGTCGACTACTGGGCCTGGGGCCGCGAGGTCGACCTCGTCACCAACGACCACTACCTGATCACCGACGGCCGCCGCACCCACGTCAACCTCGCGATGGCCGCCGACCTCACCCGCTCCGTCGCGGGCGGCGCCCCCTGGCTGCTGCTCGAACACTCCACGTCCGGCGTCAACTGGCAGCCCCGCAACCCGGCGAAGTCCCCGGGTCAGATGGCCCGCAACTCCCTGGCGCACGTGGCGCGCGGCTCCGAGGGCGCCATGTTCTTCCAGTGGCGGCAGTCCCGGCGCGGCGCCGAGAAGTTCCACTCGGCGATGCTGCCGCACGCCGGCACCGACTCCCGGGTCTGGCGCGAGGTCGTCGAACTCGGCGCGTCCATCGAGTCGCTGACCTCGGTCAAGGGCAGCCGCACCGTCGCGGACGCCGCCGTGCTGTGGGACTGGCACTCCTGGTGGGCGCAGACCCTCGACTGGCGCCCCAGTGCGGACCACGACCCGCGCGAGCGCGCCGACGCGTTCTACGAGGCGCTCTACGACCGCCACCTCACGGTCGACTTCGCCCACCCGGAAGCCGACTTGTCGGCCTATCCCCTTGTCGTCGTCCCCGCCCTCTACCTGATGACCGAGGCCGCCGGGAACAACCTCAGGGAGTACGTCGGACACGGCGGCACCCTCGTCGTCTCGTACTTCTCCGGCATCGTCGACGAGCACGACGCCGTGCACGAGGGCGCCTACCCCGGCGCGCTGCGGGACGTGCTCGGCCTGACCGTCGAGGAGTTCTCACCGCTGCTGAAGGACGACCGGGTCCGGATCACCGGCCCCGACGGCTCCGAGCTCACCGGCGACGTCTGGACCGAGTTCGTGGTGCCGCGCGGCGCCGAGACCGTGTGGACGTACGCCGACGGACTCACCGCGGGCCGGCCGGCCGTCACCCGCCACCGCCTCGGCGAGGGCTCCGCCTGGTACGTCTCCACCCGCCTCGGCGCGCAGGGCCTGGACGCCCTCATCGGCTGGGCGTCCGACGACGCGCGGATCGCGCCGCGCGCCGACCTGCCCCGCGATGTCGAAGTGGTGCGCCGCAGCGGTGAGTCGGGCACCTTCCTGTTCGCGATCAACCACACCTCGTCGGACGCCAAGGTGCCGCTGGACGCGGCCGGCACCGAGCTGCTGACGGGCGAACGAGCCGCGGGCCGCCTCATGCTGCCCGCGGGGGCCGTCCGGGTCGTACGGCTCGACGGCTGA
- a CDS encoding ArsR family transcriptional regulator, producing the protein MLRVPVGGRRLDILEWLRDPAAHFPPERHGSLADGVDAAALATKLGVSHAVARTHLELLVGVGLLRARRIGRRTLYHRDEYRIAEVRSLFEKGW; encoded by the coding sequence ATGCTGAGGGTTCCCGTCGGCGGGCGACGCCTGGACATCCTGGAGTGGCTGCGGGACCCCGCCGCGCACTTTCCGCCCGAGCGCCACGGCTCTCTCGCCGACGGCGTCGACGCGGCGGCCCTCGCCACCAAGCTCGGCGTGAGTCACGCCGTCGCCCGCACCCACCTCGAGCTCCTTGTCGGGGTCGGGCTGCTGCGCGCGAGAAGGATCGGGCGGCGCACGCTCTACCACCGCGACGAGTACCGCATCGCCGAGGTCCGCTCCCTGTTCGAGAAGGGCTGGTAG
- a CDS encoding LacI family DNA-binding transcriptional regulator, translating into MTMTNAGGRRRPPTIHDVAREAGVSRGTVSRVLNGGHYVSPAAQEAVNAAIRRTGYVVNRHARSLITGRSDSIGFLLTEPQERFFEDPNFNVLLRGCTQALAAHDIPLLLMLAGTEDERRRITRYITAGHVDGVLLVSSHSGDPVAEQLREAGVPLVACGKPIGLGSKVSYVAADDRDGARDMVKHLVSLGRRRIGMVTGPLDTPGGVERLAGYREVLAEAGIEADDRLITSGDYSRASGEAGAEQLLERAPDMDAVFVASDLMAQGALTALHKAGRRVPEDVSVGGFDDSTAAISATPALTTIRQPYDRISTEMVRVLLAQIGGEEPAAVILPTELVRRDST; encoded by the coding sequence GTGACCATGACCAACGCGGGGGGCCGGCGCAGACCGCCGACGATCCATGACGTCGCGCGGGAGGCGGGCGTGTCCCGGGGCACGGTGTCGCGGGTACTCAACGGCGGGCACTACGTGAGCCCGGCGGCACAGGAGGCGGTCAACGCCGCCATCCGCAGGACGGGCTACGTCGTGAACCGGCACGCCCGCTCGCTGATCACCGGCCGCTCCGACTCCATCGGCTTCCTGCTCACCGAACCGCAGGAGCGGTTCTTCGAGGACCCGAACTTCAACGTCCTGCTGCGCGGCTGCACACAAGCACTCGCCGCGCACGACATTCCCCTCCTGCTCATGCTCGCCGGCACCGAGGACGAGCGGCGGCGCATCACGCGGTACATCACCGCGGGCCACGTCGACGGAGTACTGCTGGTCTCCAGCCACTCCGGCGATCCGGTCGCCGAGCAGCTGCGTGAGGCGGGCGTGCCGTTGGTCGCCTGCGGCAAGCCCATAGGGCTCGGCTCCAAGGTGAGTTACGTCGCCGCCGACGACCGCGACGGCGCCCGGGACATGGTCAAGCACCTGGTCTCCCTGGGCCGTCGCCGCATCGGGATGGTCACGGGTCCGCTCGACACCCCGGGCGGTGTCGAGCGGCTCGCGGGCTACCGGGAGGTGCTCGCCGAGGCGGGCATCGAGGCCGACGACCGGCTGATCACCTCCGGCGACTACAGCCGGGCCAGTGGTGAGGCGGGCGCCGAGCAGCTCCTCGAGCGTGCCCCGGACATGGACGCCGTCTTCGTCGCCTCCGACCTGATGGCACAAGGCGCACTGACCGCTCTGCACAAGGCGGGCCGCCGGGTCCCGGAGGACGTGTCGGTCGGCGGCTTCGACGACTCCACCGCCGCGATCTCGGCGACCCCCGCCCTCACCACCATCCGGCAGCCGTACGACCGCATCAGCACCGAGATGGTCCGCGTGCTGCTCGCACAGATAGGGGGCGAGGAGCCGGCGGCGGTGATCCTGCCGACGGAGCTGGTACGACGCGACTCGACCTGA
- a CDS encoding DUF190 domain-containing protein: protein MTRLTGSALRVTIFIGENDVWHHKPLYTEIVHRAHAAGLAGASVFRGIEGFGASSLIHTSRLLSLSEDLPVAIVIVDTEDRVRAFLPQLDELVGEGLVILDDCEVIRYAGRDAESDKTGKKGKR, encoded by the coding sequence ATGACACGGCTGACGGGCAGCGCCCTACGGGTGACGATCTTCATCGGCGAGAACGACGTCTGGCACCACAAGCCGCTGTACACGGAGATCGTGCACCGCGCCCACGCGGCGGGACTGGCCGGCGCGAGCGTCTTCCGCGGCATCGAGGGCTTCGGCGCCTCCTCGCTGATCCACACCTCACGGCTGCTGTCGCTGAGCGAAGACCTGCCGGTGGCGATCGTCATCGTGGACACCGAGGACCGCGTCCGTGCCTTCCTGCCCCAGCTCGACGAACTCGTCGGCGAGGGGCTGGTGATCCTTGACGACTGCGAGGTCATCCGGTATGCGGGACGCGACGCCGAATCCGACAAAACGGGCAAGAAAGGTAAGAGGTAG
- a CDS encoding carbohydrate ABC transporter permease produces MTTARRKSYGVKGAPYAFLLPATILFALFFALPIGYALWLSLHKVQVKGLGLGSGARKEVWAGLDNYKDALSDSELLSGAVRVVGYGAIVIPVMLGLALLFALMLDTDKVRLAPFTRLAIFLPYAIPGVVAALLWGFLYLPDVSPFYFVLDKLGMPQPNLLDGGPLYLALSNIAVWGGTGFNMIVIYTSLQAIPAEVYEAAKLDGATPLQIALRIKIPMVAPSLVLTFFFSIIATLQVFSEPTTLKPLTNSVSTTWSPLMKVYQDAFRKGDIYSAAAEAAIIAVVTLLLSFGFLRAANSRNKQEEAR; encoded by the coding sequence GTGACGACGGCACGTCGGAAGTCGTACGGGGTCAAGGGGGCCCCGTACGCTTTCCTCCTCCCCGCGACGATCCTCTTCGCCCTCTTCTTCGCGCTGCCCATCGGCTACGCGCTCTGGCTGAGCCTGCACAAGGTGCAGGTCAAGGGCCTTGGCCTGGGCTCGGGCGCCCGCAAGGAAGTATGGGCGGGGCTGGACAACTACAAGGACGCCCTCTCCGACTCCGAGCTGCTGAGCGGCGCGGTGCGCGTGGTGGGCTACGGGGCCATCGTGATCCCGGTGATGCTGGGCCTCGCGCTGCTGTTCGCGCTGATGCTCGACACGGACAAGGTGCGTCTGGCCCCCTTCACCCGGCTCGCGATCTTCCTGCCGTACGCCATTCCCGGCGTCGTCGCCGCGCTGCTGTGGGGCTTCCTGTACCTCCCCGACGTCAGCCCCTTCTACTTCGTGCTCGACAAGTTGGGCATGCCGCAGCCGAACCTGCTGGACGGCGGCCCGCTGTATCTCGCCCTGTCCAACATCGCGGTCTGGGGCGGCACCGGCTTCAACATGATCGTCATCTACACCTCGTTGCAGGCCATCCCGGCCGAGGTGTACGAGGCGGCGAAGCTGGACGGCGCCACGCCCCTGCAGATCGCGCTGAGGATCAAGATCCCGATGGTGGCGCCCTCGCTGGTGCTCACCTTCTTCTTCTCGATCATCGCGACGCTCCAGGTGTTCAGCGAGCCGACCACCCTCAAACCCCTCACCAACTCCGTCTCCACGACCTGGAGTCCGCTGATGAAGGTGTACCAGGACGCCTTCCGCAAGGGCGACATCTACTCGGCCGCCGCGGAGGCGGCGATCATCGCCGTCGTCACCCTGCTCCTGTCCTTCGGCTTCCTGCGGGCCGCGAACTCCCGTAACAAGCAGGAGGAAGCACGATGA
- a CDS encoding VOC family protein: MTAGLKTIIYPVKDLARAKALFGALLGTEPYADTAYYVGFKDSGQDVGLDPNGHAKGMTGPVPYWHVDDIRATLAALLEAGAETLQDVQDVGGGRLIASVKDTDGNLVGLLQDVSAD, translated from the coding sequence ATGACCGCAGGGCTGAAGACCATCATCTACCCCGTCAAGGACCTCGCACGGGCGAAGGCCCTGTTCGGCGCGTTGCTCGGTACGGAGCCCTACGCGGACACCGCGTACTACGTCGGATTCAAGGACTCCGGGCAGGACGTCGGCCTCGACCCCAACGGTCACGCCAAGGGGATGACCGGACCGGTCCCGTACTGGCACGTCGACGACATCCGGGCGACGCTGGCGGCCCTGCTGGAAGCCGGGGCCGAGACGCTCCAGGACGTCCAGGACGTGGGCGGCGGCAGGCTGATCGCCTCGGTCAAGGACACGGACGGGAACCTCGTCGGGCTCCTCCAGGACGTCTCCGCCGACTAG